One Benincasa hispida cultivar B227 chromosome 5, ASM972705v1, whole genome shotgun sequence genomic window carries:
- the LOC120077782 gene encoding probable protein phosphatase 2C 60, whose translation MLSELMNFLRACFQPSSDPYAAAEIRGRQDGLLWYKDSGQHLNGEFSMSVIQANNLLEDQSQIESGSLSLHESGPKGTFVGVYDGHGGPETSRYICDHLFQHLKRLTSEQDLMSADVIRKAFQVTEEGFLSIVRSQWSTNPQIAAVGSCCLVGVICDGTLYVANLGDSRAVLGRVVKATGEVLAIQLSTEHNVSNESTRQELQSLHPDDPQVVVLRHNVWRVKGIIQISRSIGDVYLKKAEFNREPLYAKFRVQKPFKKPFLSSEPAISEIQLKPDDQFVIFASDGLWEHLSNQEVVDIVHSHSQNGSARRLVRAALQVAAKKREMRYSDLKKIGRGVRRHFHDDITVVVVFLDTNLLFKASSTKSSSVSLRGGGVNQLPNSLSPVTTPV comes from the exons ATGTTATCGGAGTTGATGAACTTTTTGAGGGCCTGTTTCCAGCCTAGCTCTGATCCGTATGCGGCAGCGGAAATCAGGGGGCGGCAGGACGGGCTGTTATGGTACAAAGATAGTGGACAACACTTGAATGGCGAGTTTTCAATGTCTGTGATTCAGGCCAACAATTTGCTTGAAGATCAGAGCCAGATTGAGTCGGGCAGTTTGAGCTTACACGAGTCTGGTCCCAAAGGAACATTTGTTGGTGTTTATGATGGCCATGGAGGCCCTGAGACTTCTCGGTATATCTGTGATCATCTATTCCAGCATCTCAAGA GATTGACTTCTGAGCAAGATTTAATGTCTGCGGATGTAATACGCAAGGCATTCCAAGTGACAGAAGAGGGTTTTCTTTCAATAGTTCGAAGTCAATGGTCAACAAATCCTCAAATTGCAGCTGTTGGTTCATGCTGTCTAGTTGGTGTAATTTGTGATGGGACTCTTTATGTTGCAAATCTAGGTGATTCACGTGCTGTTTTGGGTAGAGTAGTGAAGGCAACTGGCGAGGTTCTAGCCATTCAGTTATCAACTGAGCACAATGTTTCTAATGAATCCACGAGGCAAGAGCTGCAGTCTTTGCACCCTGATGACCCACAAGTTGTGGTTTTAAGGCATAATGTTTGGCGAGTAAAGGGCATAATACAG ATTTCCAGATCTATAGGCGATGTGTACTTGAAAAAAGCTGAGTTCAATAGAGAACCGTTGTATGCAAAGTTTCGAGTTCAGAAACCCTTCAAAAAGCCATTTTTGAGCTCTGAACCAGCCATTTCTGAGATCCAGTTGAAGCCAGATGACcaatttgttatatttgcatCAGATGGGTTGTGGGAGCACCTTAGCAATCAGGAAGTGGTCGATATAGTTCATAGCCACTCTCAAAAT GGAAGTGCAAGAAGACTGGTCAGAGCTGCTCTTCAAGTAGCtgcaaagaaaagagaaatGAGGTACTCAGATTTGAAGAAGATCGGTCGTGGTGTTCGTCGCCATTTCCATGACGACATCACCGTGGTGGTTGTGTTTCTTGATACAAATTTGCTCTTCAAAGCCAGCTCAACAAAGAGCTCAAGTGTCTCACTACGAGGTGGTGGAGTCAACCAGCTTCCTAACTCTTTATCCCCCGTCACTACGCCCGTGTAG
- the LOC120077563 gene encoding protein CHAPERONE-LIKE PROTEIN OF POR1, chloroplastic-like: protein MAATLSVRPNNLSGGAAFPTPPCHRLRSNFIGKLSLWKGVSISQTSRTPTMTATPVQAGSRADDSAPFEMSVENALKVLGVSDAASFDDILRARNSILAACNDDQETVAQVEAAYDMLLMRSLTQRRAGKVVSSGILYADAKPINDPKIRLMPQWLKSTRKNTQLSIETPTISNFGIQAGVYGALMVLTYVNGAATSTTMTYDGADVPGLILASSCGASLYFMTKRNVKLGKASIIVIGGLVAGAVVGSAVENWLQVDVVPFLGLRSPAAMISEFIIFSQLFVSLYLG, encoded by the exons ATGGCAGCCACTCTTTCCGTCCGCCCCAACAATCTTTCTGGCGGCGCTGCCTTTCCTACGCCGCCATGTCACCGTCTTCGTTCGAACTTCATCGGAAAATTGAGTCTATGGAAAGGCGTTAGCATTTCACAAACCTCTCGAACGCCGACGATGACGGCCACGCCGGTGCAAGCGGGCTCGAGAGCCGATGACTCTGCGCCGTTCGAGATGTCCGTGGAAAACGCTCTCAAGGTCCTCGGAGTTTCCGATGCGGCTTCGTTCGATGACATTCTTCGTGCTAGGAATTCGATTTTGGCTGCTTGCAACGACGACCAAGAAACAGTGGCGCAG GTTGAGGCTGCATATGACATGTTGCTAATGCGGAGCTTGACTCAGCGACGAGCAGGAAAAGTTGTGAGTAGTGGGATCCTTTATGCTGATGCCAAACCCATCAATGACCCAAAGATTCGCCTAATGCCTCAGTGGCTGAAGTCTACAAGGAAGAACACACAATTGTCTATTGAAACGCCAACCATTAGTAATTTTGGCATACAAGCAGGTGTATATGGAGCTTTGATGGTTTTAACTTATGTAAATGGAGCAGCCACATCTACTACAATGACATATGATGGAGCTGATGTTCCTGGACTAATCTTAGCAAGTAGTTGTGGAGCTTCCTTGTATTTCATGACCAAAAGGAATGTGAAGCTTG GAAAAGCATCCATCATAGTCATAGGTGGGCTTGTGGCAGGTGCAGTAGTTGGTTCAGCAGTTGAGAATTGGTTGCAAGTTGACGTCGTTCCATTCCTCGGCTTACGTTCTCCAGCCGCTATGATAAGTGAATTTATCATCTTCTCTCAACTTTTCGTCTCTCTTTACTTGGGTTAG
- the LOC120078486 gene encoding uncharacterized protein LOC120078486, which produces MVIASALGANPIGTVCIPQSKEPFHVLHYNTARFNKSTILQRLHTRISKRTGHHVYAGRMGFNHAASGQDNQQLSFNDEWPPEPFFLSLIKETVWGLRSLLIFLAEQPSQLKYIEWPSFQSTLKTATLALVLVALLIVALSSVDSALSYILTLFLRRTS; this is translated from the exons ATGGTGATCGCTTCTGCACTTGGGGCTAATCCTATTG GTACGGTTTGTATTCCTCAGTCCAAGGAACCGTTCCATGTTCTACATTACAACACAGCAAGATTCAACAAGTCCACTATCTTGCAGAGACTGCACACAAGG ATTTCTAAAAGGACTGGACATCATGTCTATGCCGGGAGAATGGGCTTTAACCATGCTGCATCGGGACAAGATAATCAGCAACTGAGTTTTAATGATGAATGGCCTCCAGAACCTTTCTTCTTGAGTCTAATTAAAGAAACCGTTTG GGGATTGAGATCGTTGTTAATATTTCTGGCTGAGCAGCCCAGTCAACTGAAGTACATTGAATGGCCTAGCTTCCAAAGCACG CTGAAGACTGCCACGTTAGCTCTCGTTCTCGTTGCTTTGTTGATCGTAGCACTCTCATCGGTGGACTCGGCGCTCAGCTACATTTTGACCTTATTTCTCAGAAGAACTTCGTAA